The sequence ACCAGCTATCCATCGTCGCCTTGGTAGGCCGTTACCCTACCAACTAGCTAATGGACCGCGGGCCCATCCTACAGCGATAAATCTTTCCTCCATAAACCATGCGATCCATGAAGCGTATCCGGTATTAACATCAGTTTCCCGATGGTATCCCGAGCTGTAGGGCAGGTTGCCCACGTGTTACTCACCCGTCCGCCACTAAGTTAAGTAAAAAGCAAGCTTTCTACTTAACTCCGTTCGACTTGCATGTGTGAGGCATGCCGCCAGCGTTCGTCCTGAGCCAGGATCAAACTCTCCATTAAATTGAAAAGTTATATCATTCGCAGTTCGTTATTGGCAGTTAGCAGATAGCTAAATACTAATAACTTAATGCGTTGATTACTGACTTCAGACTTTCGTCTGGTTTTAATCACTTTAAACTCAAATTCGAATTAACTTGTTTACCAAGTTTTTTTCTTATGGTATAGTGCTGTTCAATTTTCAAAGAACTGTCAGTAGCTCGTGCTACTTTTTTTGTTACTTCGCCTCTTAGCGACAAAGACTATCTTATCATTTTTAACCTGTTTTGTCAACATTTTTTTGAATCTTTTTTTAGATTTAAAAAATGATGACATTTAGTGATGTGTCTAAGCACATAACATAATATAGCATAATATAGTCACCTTGTCAACATATATCAATAGTCTTTTTTTGGTTTATTTCCACTTATATTATTACCTTAACATTATTTCTTAATCATAGTGTGAACTATTTTTCTAACTTAAATCTATAACTACACATTTCATCCTTAATAGTAAAGCCTACTTTTTTATAGAGATTTATGGCTTGAGTGTTATTTGCGTTAACACTGAGTATTACTTCCCTTGATTTTTTAAGTTTAAACCAATCTAACGCACCATTCATAAGTTTATAACCTATACCTTTTTTTTGATACCTAGGGTTAACTCCTATAAACTCAACATTGCCGTTTTTCAGTGAATCTTGAGTGACAAAAGCATAGCCTACAAGGCTTGAGTCTATGGTTTCCACTAATACAGCATTGTTATCATCTAGTTTGTTTAGTATTTGCATGCCTGTATAGTACGTGTTGGGAAATAGGTTATTATGAAGCACCACAAAGTCTTTGAAGTATTCATCTTTTAATAAATGGAAACCTGCGCTGTCTTTGTGTGATTGCGGATCTATTTGCAATACAGTATGTTTTCCACTTAGATCAAATTTTTTATCAACTAGCCACGTTATGCATTTGAAATTTTTTTCATTACAGTAACCAAGAATATATTTAACTTCTTTAGGCAGTTTTGTTAGCATTTTAGCCCAGAGGGTTGTTGTCATTTCTGTATTATACTCTTCCCTAATAAAGGGTCCCCATAATTCAATTGTTTCATCATAGAAGTCATAACCTAAGGCAGAAATGATTTTTTCTCCTTTTTTTACAATTATAAAGCTCTTCAATAATTCTGGATCTTTTATTATAGTGTTGTAAATCTCTTCTTGATTTGTTCCACAGTAACCTATGTGATACTCAGGTAATGAATTCATTTCACTTAGAAATGCCGACAGGTTTTCTAAGTCAACAACTGTAGCACTATCAGTAAATTTCATATACCCACCTCCCTTAACTTAATTTTTATATTCTTCTTTATAAGGCTAACTCCTGCCTATATTTAAACTTTTAGTAATTTAATGTTAAAAAATTATCCTATATTACAACTATCTTACTGCCAGCTTCATAATTGAAAACAAAAAAAGCGTCAGTAGACGCTTTTTAAGATTCAATTAGTTCCCCTATGGCTTCCCAGGCTTCTTCTCTGCCTATTCCAGTTTCAGCTGAAAAAACTATGGGAAATCCAGTAGGTATATCTAGTTCCTTACATATATCTTTGGCATGTTTTTGTATCTTACCCTTAGGGATTTTATCGGCCTTTGTCATTACTATCATCACAGCTAGCTTATTTTCTATCAACCACTTGAACATCTCCTTATCTTCTTTTGACGGCAAGTGGCGAATATCAATTAACTGCACGACACCTTTTAATGTAGGTCGATTTAAAAGATATGTTGTAATCATGTTCAACCAAACATCCCTGTGGCTTTTTGAAACTTTAGCAAATCCATAACCTGGTACGTCAACAAAGATCATATCTTCATTTATAAGATAAAAGTTTAATGTTTGAGTTTTGCCGGGTTTACCACTGGTACGTGCTAAGTTCTTTCTATTTATCATTCTATTTATGAAGGAGGATTTTCCTACATTTGATCTTCCTACCAGAGCTATTTCAGGTAACTCTAATTCAGGGTATTGATCTGGCTTGACAGCACTTATTAAAATTTTACTATCTTTAATTTTCACTACTTTTCCCCCACTAATGCAATTTCCCAAACTTCTTCAATACGTTCAGCGAATTTAACTTTAATTTTCTTCCGTACGTTGGATGGGATATCGTCAATATCTTTTTTATTGTCTTTAGGTAAAATAACTGTCTTGATTCCTGCTCTATGGGCAGCTAAAACTTTTTCTTTAACCCCACCAATAGGCAAGACTTTACCCCTTAGAGTTATTTCCCCTGTCATTGCAACATTTCTACTAATTCCTTTGTTGGATAATGCAGAAAGTAATGCTGTAGCCATAGTAATCCCTGCAGAAGGCCCATCTTTAGGTATTGCGCCTTCGGGAACATGAATATGAATATCTTTGTTTTTATAAAATTCCGGATCAATACCTAAATCTTCCGCCCTAGATCTTATTAAGCTAAGGGCTGTACGTCCAGATTCTTGCATAACTTCACCTAGTTTTCCAGTTAGAGACAGCTTTCCACTGCCTGCCATTGTAGTTACTTCTATTGCCAGAATATCTCCACCTGTTTCAGTCCAAGCCAAGCCAGTGGCTACACCAACCTCGTCTTTCTCCTCAATCTCACCCCATCTAAACTTAGGAGCACCTAAGAAAGTATGAAGGTTTTGCACTGTAACTTTGACATTTTCTTGATTACTAACTATTTGTTTAGCACCTTTCCTACAAAGGGTCGCACAAACTCTCTCTAAATTACGTACACCGGCTTCCCGGGTGTATTCCCGTATTACTTTAGTTAAAGCTTGGTCGGATATAGTGAATTGGCTTATATCAAGTCCATGTTCTTTCATTTTTCTGGGCACGAGATATCTTTTTGCAATTGTTAGCTTCTCATCTTCAGTATATCCTTCGATATAAATAACTTCCATCCTATCTAGTAAAGGTCTTGGAATAGGATGCAAAGCGTTTGCAGTTGTTACAAACAAAACACTGCTTAGGTCAAAGGGCAGCTCCACAAAGTGATCACTAAAAGTACTATTTTGTTCTGGATCTAGTACTTCAAGTAAAGCAGCTGAAGGATCCCCTCTGAAATCCATGCTCATTTTATCTATTTCATCTAATAAGAATACAGGATTAGTGGACCCAGCATTTTTCATTCCTTGAATAATTCTTCCTGGAAGGGCAGCTACGTATGTCCTACGATGACCACGGATCTCAGCTTCGTCCCTTACTCCACCTAGGGATATACGCACAAATTCCCTCTCCAGTGACCTTGCAATGGATTTTGCTAGAGAAGTTTTCCCCACTCCTGGAGGACCCACTAAACATATTATTGGACTCCTTGTACTACTTGCCAACTGCCTCACTGCTAAAAACTCCAGTATTCTTTCTTTAACCTTTGCTAGTCCGTAATGATCTTCATCTAATATTTTTTCTGCATGCTGAATATCTAATCTATCTTTAGTGTGGTTATCCCATGGCAAAGCAAGAACCCAGTCTAGATAATTTCGAAGTACAGAATTTTCAGCGGCATTTGGGGCCATTCTTTCTAACTTGTCAATTTCCTTCTCTATCTTCTCTTTAGTTTCGTTGGGCACTTTTAATAAAGCTAGTTTTTTGCGATATTCGTCTACCTCTTCCCTTTGAGTATCACCTAGTTCCTTTTGGATAGCCTTTATCTGCTCCCTTAGATAGTACTCTTTTTGGGTTTTTTCCATTTGCTTTTTTACCCTTGAATTAATAGTTTTTTCTATCTCTAATATTTGGATCTCTTTAGTTAGAATTTCTAATACTTTTAGCAATCTTTCCTTTGGTTCAAAAGCTTCTAGGACTTGTTGTTTTTGTTCTATTTTTAGTGTAAGGTGAGATGTTATTAAATCTGCAAGCCTTCCTGGCTCATTTATGTGTTCTACTACTTCTAGTGTATCTGGTGGTACTTTTTTGCTTAGCTTTATATATTGTTCAAACTGAAATAGAGTGTTTCTCATAAGTGCTTCCATTTCAGTATTCATTTGTTCACTTTCTACTATAACATCTACATCTACCTGAAAATATTTTTCTCCCTCTAGGTATTCATTTATCCTAACCCTATTAACTCCTTCTACTAAAACCCTAATAGTACCTCCAGGTAGTTTTAGTACTTGCTTTACTTCCGCTAGTGTGCCGTATTCATACAAGTCGTTATGGGAAGGTTCGTCTGTTTTACTATCTTTTTGTGTAACTAAAATAATCTCACTGTTTTTTACCATTGCTGCATTTAGTGCGGACACTGATTTTTCTCTTCCTACATCTAAATGTATAATCATATTAGGGAAGACTATTATTCCCCTAAGTGGCATTAAAGGCAGTTTCTTCTTTGTTTGCTCCATATAAATAACCTCCAATCATGGAATATGATAATTAGTATTTTATACCATCATGTAAAAAAAGACAAGGTAAGTTAACCCTGTCCTATGGATAAAGCTGTTAAAACCCGAGGCACTTTATGGTTAATTGATTCATCAATCAGAACTGAATCAAGGACTTGCTCGACCCTTTCCACTGGTATAACCTCGATGTTTTCTAACCCTTTAAGCATTTCTTGATAATTTTCTCGGGGTATATAAACCTTTGTTGCCCCTGCCTGTCTGGCCGCTTCAATTTTGGGCACGATGCCACCAACTGGTTTTACATACCCTCTTATGGATAATTCTCCAGTCATAGCTACCTTTGAATCAACTGCTCTGTCAAGAATTGCTGAATAAATTCCTGTTGCTATGGCTATTCCAGCTGATGGACCATCGATTGGTGTGCCACCTGGAAAATTTATATGTATGTCATAATCCCTTGGGTCTTCATTCATAAATTTCTTAAGTACAGTTAAAACATTTTCAATTGATCCTTTTGCCATACTTTTTCTGCGAATTTTTCTACTACCACTTCCAAGTTCTTCTTCATCAACAACGCCAGTTATAGATATACTCCCCTTACCTTCTTGGGTTTTAACTGCTGTTACTTCTATCTCTAAAAGTGCTCCCATGTTTGGTCCGTAAACTGCTAACCCATTTACACAACCCACTTGGGATTCTTCTGAAACCTTTTTTTCAGGTCTAGGAGCTATTTGGCTACTGTTTACAACCCATTCTATATCCGCTTGTTCAATGCTTTGTCTAGACTCATTTATGGCAATCCCTGCTGCGATCTGAATTACATTTACTGCTTCTCTTCCGTTAGTTGCATATTTTTTAACAACTTCTAAGGCTCCAGATTCTATAGGATATTGAATTTTATCTGATGCATTCTTTGCTATAATACCTATTTCTTCAGGTTTTAATGACCTAAAGAAGATTTCAACACACCTTGACCTGATGGCAGGGGGTATTTCATCGGGTTGTCTTGTTGTTGCACCAACTAGCCTGAAATCAGCAGGTAATCCTTTTTGGAATATTTCATGGATATGTCTAGGGATATTATTATCTTCTTCACTATAATAAGCAGACTCCAAGAAAACTTTTCTATCTTCTAGTACCTTTAATAGTTTGTTCATTTGAATAGGGTGTAATTCACCTATTTCGTCTATAAACAATACTCCTCCATGAGCTTTTGTTACTGCACCTGGCTTAGGCTGCGGTATTCCAGCCATACCCATAGCACCAGCGCCTTGATAGATCGGGTCATGGACAGATCCAATTAGGGGATCAGCTATTCCCCTTTCATCAAATCGAGCTGTGGTGGCGTCCAGTTCAGTGAATTGTGCATTTTTTTTAAAAGGTGAAAGTCCATTGTTTTTCGCTTCTTCTAGTACTACCCTCGCAGCAGCAGTTTTTCCTACTCCTGGTGGTCCATAAATAATAATATGTTGGGGATTTGACCCGCACAAAGCGGCTCTAAGGGCTTTTAACCCTTGCTCCTGCCCTATTATTTCTTTTAGGTTGCTGGGTCTTGTTTTTTCAGCTAAAGGCTCTGTTAAGTATATCTCCCTCATTTTTTGGAGTTTTTCCATTTCTTTTTTAGATTCCCTATCTATAGCAACTTTGTTTGATTGTTGTGAACGTAAAAGGTTCCAAAAATAGAGACCAATCACTATAGCGAAAAAAATTTGTACTAGTGTTATAATCCCCATGATATCAGTCATAGGTTGTTTCCCCCTTTACTTTTTTGTAGTTTAGCTTAAGTTATTATTGACCTAAGGCAAGGGAAATATCCAAAGATTTTAGATGTTTTGTGGGGGAGATGAAGTTGGACAGGTGAAGTCTGGAGGCATAAGACAGGAGTCAGCAGATAGGAAAAGAGTGAGATTCGTCTAGAAAAGCCCACTCAAAAAAAAAGAAGCCTGATGGCTTCCTTTTTTTATGCTGTGTCGCTTTTTTTGCGTTTTTTCTTTGCTGTTTTTTCACCAGTTACTATTATTGGGTCTGCACCCTCAGTAATGGTTTCTTTTGTCATTATGCATTTACTAATATCAGTTCTTGATGGAATGTCAAACATGATATCTTGCATAAGCTTTTCCATGATAGCCCTTAATCCACGAGCACCAGTTTTTCTTTTGATAGCTTCAGCTGCAATTTGGTTTAAGCATTCATCATGGAACTCTAGGTTAACGTTATCAATACTGAATAGTTTTTGATATTGCTTCACTAGAGAATTTTTAGGCTCTTGTAGTATCCTAATTAAAGCATCTGTATCTAATGCATCTAATGTAGCTACTACTGGTACCCTTCCTACAAACTCAGGTATTAGTCCAAACTTGAGTAAGTCTTCAGGTAAAATATTTGTTAATACATCACCAATGTTTATTTCATCCTTACTCTTTACTTCAGCCCCAAAACCTAATACTTTTTTACCTGTACGATTTTGGATAATTTTCTCTACGCCATCAAATGCTCCACCACAGATAAATAGTACATTTGTAGTATCAATCTGAATGAACTCTTGATGAGGGTGTTTTCTTCCTCCTTGGGGAGGAACAGATGCAACAGTTCCTTCTAAAATCTTTAAAAGTGCTTGTTGAACACCTTCACCAGAAACATCCCTTGTAATAGAAGGATTGTCAGATTTTCTAGCAATCTTATCAATCTCATCTATATAAATAATACCCTTTTCTGCTTTTTCCACATCATAATCAGCTGCTTGAATTAGCTTCAATAAGATGTTTTCAACATCTTCGCCTACATAACCGGCTTCAGTTAGTGAAGTAGCATCCGCGATGGCAAAGGGTACGTTTAGTATCTTAGCTAAGGTCTGAGCTAGAAGGGTTTTACCAACACCAGTTGGCCCTATTAAAAGAATGTTACTTTTTTGCAGGTCAACTTCATCACTATCAACCTCGGCTTTAATACGCTTGTAATGATTGTAAACTGCAACAGATAGTCCTCTTTTAGCATTATCTTGACCAATTACATATTGATCTAAGATATCTTTAATTTCCTTTGGCTTCGGTATATCTGTAATATCAAGCTCTACTTCCTCTGCAAATTCTTCTTCAATGATTTCATTGCAAAGTTCAATACACTCATCACAAATATAAACGCCTGGGCCAGCAACTAATTTTCTTACTTGTTCTTGCGGCTTACCACAAAAGGAGCATTTCAGATTACCTTTGTCCTCGTTAAATTTCATTTAATCACCTCTTTTTACTTACGGGTGTTGCGCTCCATTACTTTATCTATTATACCATAATCAAGAGCTTCTTGTGCAGACATGAATCTATCTCTATCAGAATCTTTTTCTAATGTTTCAATAGACTGTCCTGTTCTTTCGGCTAATATCTCATTGATTTTTTTCTTTGTCCTTAATATATGTTCCGCATGTATTTGGATATCGCTGGCTTGACCTTGGAAACCACCTGATGGTTGATGTATCATTACCTCACTGTTCGGCAAAGCAAATCTTTTGCCTTTCGCACCAGCCGCTAGCAAAAACGCTCCCATACTAGCTGCCATGCCCACACAGATTGTAGAAACATCTGGCTTTATGTACTGCATAGTATCAAACATAGCCAAACCTGCAGTAACTGAACCACCCGGACTATTAATGTATAGATATATATCTTTATCTGGATCTTCAGCCTCTAAGAATAATAATTGAGCAATAACTAAGTTTGCTACATTATCATCAATAGCACTACCGATAAAAATGATTCTGTCTTTTAATAGACGGGAAAAAATATCATATGATCTTTCTCCTCTATTGGTTTGCTCTACTACCATAGGTACCAAATTCATCTTAAACCATCCTCTCTGTTTAGCTTTTAAATTTTTATGTTAATCAAAGGTTTTATATTACTATCCTTAGCTATTTTCCCTTAAAAATTCAAAAACCACCTATCCTTTTTATAGCAAATTGTATTTACTTGTTTGCCATAACTAAATCAAAGGCTTTTCTTCTCTTAATCCCATCTTCAATAGCTGGTCTTTGAGCTTCCATGATTGGTTTAATTTTTTCAACTTCTGAATTGTACATTTGAGCGATTTTATTTAATTCAGCTTCGAAATCTTCTTCTGTAGATTGTATTTCTTCTTTGTTAGCAACAGCTTCTACTATTAAGCTAAACTTAACGTCATTTTCTGCTTGAGGTCTAATTTGCTCTTTAGCTTGTTCCAAAGATGATCCAGTAAATTTGAAGTATGTTTCAAGATCAAGGCCTTGTTGTGAAAGAGATTGCTCCATCTCTTTTAACATATCTTCTACTTTATCATCTACCATTACAGCTGGTATTTCTACTTTATTGTTTTCTAATAGTTGCTCAACCACTTTGTTTTCATGCTCTCTAGTTGTTTCGGACTCATATTTGTCAGCAAGTTTTTTACTTACATCTGCTTTTAAGTCTTCTAGGGAGTCAAAGTTATTGTCTTTAGCAAACTCATCATCTAAAGCAGGAAGCTGCTTCTTTTTTATCTCATTGATTTTAACTTTAAAAAGGGCTTCTTTGCCAGCTAAGTGCTCTGCATGATACTCAGTGGGGAAAGTAACGTTAACATCTACTTCCTCCCCAAGGTTTTTGCCAACTAACTGCTCTTCAAAACCTGGAATGAAAGAGCCTGAACCTATAACTAGTGGGTGGTTTTCACCAGCTCCACCTGGGAATTCTTCACCATCAACAGAACCTACAAAATCGATAACAGCAGTGTCGCCATTTTCTACTGAACTACCTTCTCCTTGAGCTTCTAGTACAGCATGTTGTTCTTGTAGTCTTTTCAGTTCGTTATTTATATCTTCATCTGTAACTACTTTAGCTTCTTTCTCAATTCCGAAGTTAGTGTATTGTCCTAGCTCTACTTCAGGCTTAACTGTAATAGTTGCTTTAAAAATAAATGGTTTTTCCACTTCCATTTGCTCAACATCAATTTCTGGTTTATCCACAGGATCAATCCCTGCTTGATCTATAGCTTTGGGATAGTTATCTTGTAATAAGAAATTAGCTGCATCTTCATAGAAAATTTCTATGCCAAATCTTTTTTCTATCATGTTACGTGGAATTTTCCCTTTACGGAAACCTGGCAAGTTAATTTCCTTTCTAACTTTTATGTATGCTTTCTCGATAGCCTCTGCTACTTCAGTCTCAGGGACTTCAACTGTTAGAACCCCTGTATTTTTCTCGTTTTTTTCCCAGTTTACTTTCACTTTTAAATACCTCCTTAAAAATCTTAACTAAATTTAATTAGTTATATACTTGTAATTAACCATCTAATTATAACATAGAATTATATTTTAGCAAAACCTATATTTTATTAAATTTATGTCCTTTTCTAACTATAATATACTGACTTGGAAAGATATTTTTGTGGAATGTATAACAAAAAATACCCTATTAGGGTATTTACGTTTGTAAAGTGGTGAGCCATCCGCGACTCGAACGCGGGACACCCTGATTAAAAGTCAGGTGCTCTACCGACTGAGCTAATGGCTCTAAATAATGGCACGCCCGGGAGGATTCGAACCTCCGACACACGGATTAGAAGTCCGTTGCTCTATCCCCTGAGCTACGGGCGTATGTTAAGTTGTATTGGCTGGAGTAGTAAATAAAAAAATACCCTCCAGTTCTGGGGTACATTGATATAAGTGGTGCGGGAAGGGGGAGTCGAACCCCCACGCCGAAGCACTAGATCCTAAGTCTAGCGTGTCTGCCAGTTCCACCATCCCCGCGTCTTATTAAATTATAACTTACTCTTACATAATTATCAAGGTTCTTCCCATAAAAAAAGACCTTACTTGATAAATTAAATTTGGAGCGGAAGACGGGATTTGAACCCGCGACCCTCGCCTTGGCAAGGCGATGCTCTACCACTGAGCCACTTCCGCTCAATTTAAATCTCTTAAAATAAAAATGGTGCGGGAAGGGGGAGTCGAACCCCCACGCCGAAGCACTAGATCCTAAGTCTAGCGTGTCTGCCAGTTCCACCATCCCCGCGAATGGTGAGCCATCCGCGACTCGAACGCGGGACACCCTGATTAAAAGTCAGGTGCTCTACCGACTGAGCTAATGGCTCAAAAAATGGCTGGGGTAGCAGGACTCGAACCTACGAATGCGGGAGTCAAAGTCCCGTGCCTTACCGACTTGGCTATACCCCAACGTTAGTTGGAAAAATAATATGGGGTGAATGAAGGGGATCGAACCCTCGGCCTCCAGAGCCACAATCTGGCGCTCTAACCAACTGAGCTACACCCACCATGTTATTTTTAAATGGCACGCCCGGGAGGATTCGAACCTCCGACACACGGATTAGAAGTCCGTTGCTCTATCCCCTGAGCTACGAGCGTGCAGTTTGTCTGTCGTTTACCGACAAGAATTAGTTTATCATCTCTCAAGAAGTTTGTCAATACTTTTTTAAATTATTTTTTTCATTTCTTAAATTAAAGGTATTTGACGTTGATATTTTTATTATACCTCTTAGGGACAAAAATTATTATACACCAGACTCACGTCATTTGTAAAGAGGTTTTTCTGCTTTTTATAAATTTATTATTTCCACATATATTTTATTATCTTTTATCTCAACTGAAGCATAGCTTGGCTTACTCCCGCCCCTAGGAAGTACAGGACTGCCAGGATTAACGTAAAGAGTTCTATTAACTTCATTTATGGAATTAACATGGGAATGGCCAAATAAAGCAAGGTCTATGCCATGTTCTTCACAGTAGTAAGATAGATTATCGACATTCCACTTGACATCAAATTTATGTCCATGGGTAAGCATGATTTTTTTTCCTTCTATTTCAACATGTAGTGTTTCCTCACCTTTACTCCCTATATCAGTATTTCCTACAACAGCGTATCCATCAACTCCGCTAAGCTTTTTGATATCATAAAAGTCCCTTATGTTGTCTCCTAAATGTAGAAGCAAATCGTACTTTTTCACTATTTCCACAAGTTTATTAATTGTCGAACGATACCCATGGGTATCACTTATTACAGCTATCCTCACTTATTACGCCCCCCAATTTCTCACGCATTTTCTTAAGGGCTATGGCCCTATGACTTATGTTATTTTTATCATTTGAGCTTAATTCTGCCATGGTTGCTTTAAATTCATCAAGGAAAAAAATAGGATCATATCCAAAGCCATTTTCTCCCCTTGGCTCTTTTGTAATGTTTCCGTAAACCCTACCTTCTGAGGTTAACGTCTTGCCGTTAGGAAAAACCATTACAATAACTGATATAAAATATGCTTCTCTTTTATTGTCTGGAACATCTTTAAGTTTATCAAGGAGTTTAACATAGTTTTTTAAATCATCCCCTTCACAGGCATACCGGGAAGAGTATATTCCCGGTTCACCGTTTAAAAAAGGTACACAAAGACCTGAGTCATCAGCTAATGTCACCAAATTTGTATTATCACACCCGAATTTTGCTTTTATTAGACTATTTTGTGAAAATGTATCTCCATTTTCTTCAGGGGAATCAAGGTTATAGTCACTAAAAGTCACAAACTCATCAAAAAAATCACCTAAGATTTCTTTGATTTCTTTAATTTTTTTTTGATTATTGCTTGCGATTAGTAGTTTACTTCCCATTTTTTCCACCATTTGATTTATCATTTGAGTAAAGTTCTAGCTCCCCTAAGGTTTCCATTTGCGCCTCAATGAGTTTCTTTACACCCTGCTCTGCAAGTTCAAGTAATTTAAATAGTTCATCCTTTGAATAAGGCGCTTCCTCGCCTGTGCCTTGTACTTCAACGAAATTCCCTGTTCCTGTCATAACAACATTCATATCCACATTAGCGCTGCTGTCTTCCACGAAAGCTAAATCAAGCATCGCTTCTCCTCCTACAATACCAACACTTGTTGCTGCTAAGTAGTCAGTTATGGGTAATCTATCTAGTTTACCTTCATTTATAAGCAAGTTGCAAGCTTCAACAAGTGCTACAAAGGACCCAGTAATGGCCGCTGTCCTTGTACCTCCGTCTGCTTGAATTACATCACAGTCTATCCAGATTGTTCTTTCACCAAGAGCCCTCAAGTCCACAACAGAGCGTAGAGCTCTACCTATTAATCTTTGTATCTCGAGGGTTCTTCCACCTTGCTTACCACGGGCAGATTCTCTTACATTTCTAACATTTGTTGATCTTGGCAACATAGAGTACTCGGCTGTTACCCAACCCTTTCCTTCACCTTTTAAAAAAGGCGGAACTTTTTCATCTATTGTGGCTGTGCAGATAACCTTGGTATCCCCTGTTTCTATAAGAACAGAACCTTCGGCGTGCTTTATATAGTTAGTAGTAATAGATATAGGTCTTATGTCATTATTTTTGCGTTGATCATTTCTCATGCTCATTACCTCCGATGTTTTATTTTAAAAATGTTAATGTTTGTGTATCAGTAGTACCCACAAGCCCTGCTAATAAATAAAGTTGCTGCAATGGATCCCATTTAAAATCTTTTAATAGATAAAAACCGCTTATATCCCCTGTTTTCTTAACATGTATTCTAGGTCCAGTACAAGGGAAAACAATTTCCTTGCCAATATTAATATGCTCATCATCATGATAAGATATGGTTATATTCTCATTAATTATTTCTTTTACATTATTTTCTACTTCCATTAAGTCAATATTAGGCTTTTGAGGAAATTCCATTACAAAGCCATGTTTTATATCACTATGAAGTTGAGGTCTGTCTAAGCCCATGTCCATAAGTACCTTTGCTGTTAAATCCTCAGCAGTGTGTGCCATTTTTCTATATTTTATGGAGTTGAAAACTATATCTGCTATTTCCTTACTTTCAGGTCCAAATACACCTGGTCTTGTTATAATTACCTCTTCCCCAACACCTATTAAAACCTCTGCGTTAAAACCAAGGTATGGATATAGTAAATCGAAGTGTTCTACTATAACTCTCTTTTGTTGGATAATGGCTTCTTTAACAGCTTCTGCAATTTCCCATAATTGAGTAAATGCCATTTCAAACCTTACATCTAAGTGATAGGTGTGTGCTTTGAAATGTCCTTTATCAAATTGATTTAGTAGTGGAAGTGGCCTTAGATTTATTCCCTCATCATCATTGGTTAGTTCCATGCCTGGGAACATACCCCTAATCAGAAGTGATTTACCCGCCCCTGCATCACCTATAAAACCAACT comes from Alkalicella caledoniensis and encodes:
- a CDS encoding GNAT family N-acetyltransferase, which produces MKFTDSATVVDLENLSAFLSEMNSLPEYHIGYCGTNQEEIYNTIIKDPELLKSFIIVKKGEKIISALGYDFYDETIELWGPFIREEYNTEMTTTLWAKMLTKLPKEVKYILGYCNEKNFKCITWLVDKKFDLSGKHTVLQIDPQSHKDSAGFHLLKDEYFKDFVVLHNNLFPNTYYTGMQILNKLDDNNAVLVETIDSSLVGYAFVTQDSLKNGNVEFIGVNPRYQKKGIGYKLMNGALDWFKLKKSREVILSVNANNTQAINLYKKVGFTIKDEMCSYRFKLEK
- the lonB gene encoding ATP-dependent protease LonB, with the protein product MTDIMGIITLVQIFFAIVIGLYFWNLLRSQQSNKVAIDRESKKEMEKLQKMREIYLTEPLAEKTRPSNLKEIIGQEQGLKALRAALCGSNPQHIIIYGPPGVGKTAAARVVLEEAKNNGLSPFKKNAQFTELDATTARFDERGIADPLIGSVHDPIYQGAGAMGMAGIPQPKPGAVTKAHGGVLFIDEIGELHPIQMNKLLKVLEDRKVFLESAYYSEEDNNIPRHIHEIFQKGLPADFRLVGATTRQPDEIPPAIRSRCVEIFFRSLKPEEIGIIAKNASDKIQYPIESGALEVVKKYATNGREAVNVIQIAAGIAINESRQSIEQADIEWVVNSSQIAPRPEKKVSEESQVGCVNGLAVYGPNMGALLEIEVTAVKTQEGKGSISITGVVDEEELGSGSRKIRRKSMAKGSIENVLTVLKKFMNEDPRDYDIHINFPGGTPIDGPSAGIAIATGIYSAILDRAVDSKVAMTGELSIRGYVKPVGGIVPKIEAARQAGATKVYIPRENYQEMLKGLENIEVIPVERVEQVLDSVLIDESINHKVPRVLTALSIGQG
- the lon gene encoding endopeptidase La; this translates as MEQTKKKLPLMPLRGIIVFPNMIIHLDVGREKSVSALNAAMVKNSEIILVTQKDSKTDEPSHNDLYEYGTLAEVKQVLKLPGGTIRVLVEGVNRVRINEYLEGEKYFQVDVDVIVESEQMNTEMEALMRNTLFQFEQYIKLSKKVPPDTLEVVEHINEPGRLADLITSHLTLKIEQKQQVLEAFEPKERLLKVLEILTKEIQILEIEKTINSRVKKQMEKTQKEYYLREQIKAIQKELGDTQREEVDEYRKKLALLKVPNETKEKIEKEIDKLERMAPNAAENSVLRNYLDWVLALPWDNHTKDRLDIQHAEKILDEDHYGLAKVKERILEFLAVRQLASSTRSPIICLVGPPGVGKTSLAKSIARSLEREFVRISLGGVRDEAEIRGHRRTYVAALPGRIIQGMKNAGSTNPVFLLDEIDKMSMDFRGDPSAALLEVLDPEQNSTFSDHFVELPFDLSSVLFVTTANALHPIPRPLLDRMEVIYIEGYTEDEKLTIAKRYLVPRKMKEHGLDISQFTISDQALTKVIREYTREAGVRNLERVCATLCRKGAKQIVSNQENVKVTVQNLHTFLGAPKFRWGEIEEKDEVGVATGLAWTETGGDILAIEVTTMAGSGKLSLTGKLGEVMQESGRTALSLIRSRAEDLGIDPEFYKNKDIHIHVPEGAIPKDGPSAGITMATALLSALSNKGISRNVAMTGEITLRGKVLPIGGVKEKVLAAHRAGIKTVILPKDNKKDIDDIPSNVRKKIKVKFAERIEEVWEIALVGEK
- the yihA gene encoding ribosome biogenesis GTP-binding protein YihA/YsxC translates to MKIKDSKILISAVKPDQYPELELPEIALVGRSNVGKSSFINRMINRKNLARTSGKPGKTQTLNFYLINEDMIFVDVPGYGFAKVSKSHRDVWLNMITTYLLNRPTLKGVVQLIDIRHLPSKEDKEMFKWLIENKLAVMIVMTKADKIPKGKIQKHAKDICKELDIPTGFPIVFSAETGIGREEAWEAIGELIES